A stretch of Elgaria multicarinata webbii isolate HBS135686 ecotype San Diego chromosome 5, rElgMul1.1.pri, whole genome shotgun sequence DNA encodes these proteins:
- the LOC134399801 gene encoding folate receptor alpha-like encodes MGGQWMLLGLFLVTAAGAAQESVLNICIDAKHQKSKPGPEDELHKQCSPWKDNSCCTVNTSQEAHMDTSYLYNFNWNHCGIMSEKCKQHFIQDTCLYECSPNLGPWIKQVDQSWRKQRILDVPLCKEDCETWWEDCQNDFTCKDNWHTGWNWTTGINRCPKGSMCQAMKRLFPRPKDLCEKIWSNSYKYTTLTRDSGGCIQMWFNTTRGNPNVAVAQYYAKAATPLPWALPVLLFPALLALL; translated from the exons ATGGGGGGCCAGTGGATGTTGCTGGGACTGTTTCTGGTCACGGCCGCTGGGGCTGCCCAGGAATCTGTGCTGAACATCTGCATCGATGCCAAGCACCAGAAGAGCAAGCCTGGGCCAGAAGACGAGCTGCACAAACAG TGCTCCCCGTGGAAGGACAATTCCTGCTGTACAGTCAACACTAGCCAGGAGGCTCACATGGACACGTCTTACCTGTACAACTTCAACTGGAATCACTGTGGGATCATGTCAGAGAAGTGCAAGCAGCATTTCATCCAGGACACCTGCCTGTACGAATGCTCGCCCAACCTGGGGCCCTGGATTAAGCAG GTGGACCAGAGTTGGCGCAAACAGAGGATCCTGGATGTGCCGCTGTGCAAGGAAGACTGTGAGACGTGGTGGGAGGATTGCCAGAATGACTTCACCTGCAAGGACAACTGGCACACAGGCTGGAACTGGACCACGG GGATCAACCGCTGCCCAAAGGGCTCCATGTGCCAGGCCATGAAGAGACTCTTCCCTCGACCGAAAGACTTGTGTGAGAAGATCTGGAGCAACTCCTACAAGTACACCACCCTGACCCGGGACAGCGGGGGCTGCATCCAGATGTGGTTTAACACCACGCGAGGCAACCCCAACGTGGCCGTGGCCCAGTACTATGCCAAAGCTGCCACCCCCCTGCCGTGGGCTCTGCCGGTCTTGCTTTTCCCAGCACTCCTGGCCCTATTGTGA